GGCACAGCTTCAACATTATACAAAAGGGGGGGTGTAGCTCAAACGGTAGAGCGCCTGTTTTGTATACGAGATGTGGTTACTATGAAGATGTTTTGGCATAGCCTCAATATTATATAAAAAGGGGGGTGTAGTTCAAATGGTAGAGCGTTCGCATTGCATGCGAAAAGTATGGGgttcgataccccgcatctccattttACCACTTTATAAGTTTCCTTTTTTGGGTTTTGCAGTGGGCGATCGATTACTACAAAGATGTTCTAGCATAGCCTCAACATTATACAAAAGGAGGGGTGTAGCTCAAGCGGTAGAGCGCCCGCTTTACATGTGAGATGTACAGGGTTTGATACCCCATATCTCTATTTTTCCACTTTGTAAGTTCCCTTTTTTGGATTTTGCGGTGGGCGATGATTGGTTACTACGAAGATGTTTCGGCACGGCCTCAACATTACACAAAAAGGGGGGTGTAGCTCAAACAGTAGAGCACTCGCTTTGCATATGAGAAATATGAAGGGGGGGTGTAGCTCAAATGGTAGAGCGTTCGCTTTGCATGCGAAAAGTACGGGgttcgataccccgcatctccattttACCACTTTATAAGTTCCCTTTTTTGGGTTTTGCGGTGGGCGATCGATTACTACAAAGATGTTCTAGCACAGCCTCAACATTATACAAAAGGAGGGGTGTAGCTCAAACGGTAGAGCGCCCGCTTTACATGTGAGATGTATAGGGTTTGATACCCCATATCTCTATTTTTCCACTTTGTAAGTTCCCTTTTCTGGGTTTTGCGGTGGGCGATGATCGGTTACTACGAAGATGTTTCGGCACGGCCTCAACATTACACAAAAAGGGGGGTGTAGCTCAAACAATAGAGCACTCGCTTTGCATATGAAAAATATGAAGGGGGGTGTAGCTCAAATGGTAGAGTGTTCGCTTTGCATGCGAAAAGTACGGAgttcgataccccgcatctccattttACCACTTTTATAAGTTCCCTTTTTTGGGTTTTGCGGTGGGCGATCGATTACTACAAAGATGTTCTAGCACAGCCTCAACATTATACAAAAGGAGGGGTGTAGCTCAAATGGTAGAGCGCCCGCTTTACATGTGAGATGTACAGGGTTTGATACCCCATATCTCTATTTTTCCACTTTGTAAGTTCCCTTTTCTGGGTTTTGCGGTGGGCGATCGGTTACTACGAAGATGTTTCGGCACGGCCTCAACATTACACAAAAAGGGGGGTGTAGCTCAAACGGTAGAACACTCACTTTGAGAAATATGAAGGGGGGGTGTAGCTCAaacggtagagcgctcgctttgcaTATGAGAAATACGAGGTTCGATATCCCGCATCTCCATTTTTCTGCTTTGTAAGTTCCCTTTTTTAGGTTTTGCGATGGGTGATCGGAGGGAGGGACTTCGTAGTGCCTGTTGCTAGGGTTGGTTTCTTCTTACTTTCACCTCTATGATGATTATCATGTTGTCTTTCTCCCCTTCTAAATGAGAAATCTTTACTTCTTCGTTTAGTTGGATTCGGGTGTTGGAGAAGGCACCATCGAGACTAGGAAAAACCGATGGTGCCCGTCCTTTCACCGGGAGTGGAGGTTGCTACGAAGAGGTTCCAACACAGCCTCAACGACAATGCTGCCATCGACAGTGGGGCCTTGTGTGGAGGTGACAGGTTActataaatatgaaatatataatgTATCGTATCATATAAAATCTTAATCATATAAATATATGGTAATAGCAGGGTTactattatttgatttcataatttatatatatatatatatatatatatatatatatatattcatgaaaaataatatcTTGCCTTTTGTTTAGTCTTACTTTATAAGTCTTTTTTTATCTGAGGATAtccaacaaaaatatatttttaaatatattaatcaaaattatttttgggTTGTACATTTATTGTATAATATAAATAACTAAACACATGTCGATGGTCGATTATGTAGCATTTTAAATGGTGAATGGAGAGGTGTCGGCAAAAGGTTTGTCATCCTCCTCAAATATTATACTCAGGCAGCCTACTTTTTTTTATTCGACCTCCCCAAGCAAAATCCAAAGCTTGGCAACTCATCTCAGCCGGCATGGATATAAATGTTAGAGATGCCACCGGTGACATCAGTGCCACAAGGTCAACTCTGGTTGGGTCTCTTTCCGATAGTTGTAGCGTTGACCCGAATGCTTATCTTCTCTCACACAAACTTAATTGATTGGCCCTGACATTGGGTGATCAACGTTTCGTTGGGCAGAGAAGATGGAGTTGATAATGAAGTATTTGATCGATTGATCATTGATGCAATAGGTATATTCGTATGATTTTATTCGTAAGACATCTCAGAAAGTAAAGAAGATCTAACGGAGCTATGAACCTTTCGTTTTTATACTTAACTCAATAGTTAATTTATACGATAGATATTAATCGATATGAAATATTACTAAAACTAGGAGCTTAGTCAATTGACTTCCGTGAATGAGCTCGAGCAAGCCATTTACTCGTAAGCTGGTTTGACTCGATTGGAATCGTGTTTATGACACAGTAGCCTAAATAACGATGATCGATCATTATCATGTTGTATCAAACTACGTCTGCGTTGACTAAATTATTAGCGGGCAGCTTTGTTTGTCCTCCGTACCCTACTCGTCCACATCAGCATTCAATTCCCAATCGCCAACTTCTCCTTGGTCAACGACCCCAAGCCACTTCACCGCGTCCGAAGTCGCTGCAACAGCGTTTATTGGCCTCCTCCTCTCATCTCTCTCGATCTCCACATCCCAtggcttcctcctccctcttctctctcCTATTCCTGGCCTTCGCGCCGCTCCTTTCCGTCGCTGGCCCCGTCGCCCGCGAGTTCGTCTACCCCAACTTCACCGCCTCTTACCTCCACTTCATCGACAGCTCCGGCGTCTTCCTCTCCTCATCCGCCTTCGCCGTCGGCTTCCACAACCCCGGCAAGCAGCCGTCCCGCTACTACGTCGCCGTCCTCCACGCCCCCTCCGGCGCCGTTGTCTGGACCGCCAACCCCGCCGCCCCTGTCCCCCCCTCCGCGAACCTCGCCCTCACCTCGGCCAGCCTCGCCCTCTCCCTCCCCGACGGCTCCCTCGCCTGGTccaccccgcccctcgccgccccAGTCGCCGCCCTCCGTCTCCTTCCCTCCGGTGAACTCCGCCTCCTCGACTCCGCCAACGCCTCTCTCTGGTCCTCCTTCGACCACCCCACCGATACCCTCCTCCCGGATCAGCTCCTCCCCGCCTCTGCCTCCCTCTCCTCCGCTATTTCCAACAGCGACCCCGCCCCCGGCGACTACCGCCTCCTCGTCACCCCCGCTGACTCCCTCCTCCAATGGACCCCGACCTCGCTGGTTTACTGGTCCCTCTCCACCGACCTCCGCGCCACCAAAGATTCCAACTTCAAGGTAAGCTACATGGCCGTCAACGCCACGGGCCTTTACCTCCTCGCCGGCGATCGTAAAACCGCCGTCTTCAGGATGATCTTCCCTCCGCCGACTTCGTCGTTCCCTGACGAGTTCCACATCGCGAAGCTGGACCCCTCTGGCCGGTTCCGGATCCTGAGCTTCTCGCCGAACGAGTCCCTGTCGGCGGTGGTCTTCGACACCGATTTCGTGGTGCCAAGCAACGACTGCGACCTCCCTTCAGCGTGCGGCTCGCTGGGCCTCTGCGCTCCGGGCGCCAACAGCTCCAAATGCAGCTGCCCGCCCCCGTTGGGGGCGTCGCCCGCCGGCGGTTGCTCCCCGGCGGACGGCTCCGTTTTGGCAAACGCCTCGTGCCGCGACAACGCTGAAGGCGATGGTGGGACGTCGGCCACGTATATGAGCCTGGGAAGCCGAATCGGCTACTTCGGGACCAAGTTCTCGATGCCGGTCGCTTCCGGAGCTAACATTTCGGCGTGCCAACATCTCTGTTCTGGGAACTGCtcctgtcttggtttcttctacaAGAACTCATCGAAGTCATGCTATCTCCTCGAACGCCAGATAGGCTCTCTCTTTATCGTGGATGACGGAGGCGACAACCTGGCTGCCGGCTACATCAAGACTCTCAACCGCCCATCACCACCTTCTCCTTCGAACAAATTCTCCTCTTCGGTCCGTTTCGTCATCATCCTGCTACCATCTACGGCTACATTTCTACTGGTGATCTGCCTTTCCTTCATGTACTTCACAACGTGGAGGAGGAGCACACGCCGAACGGGAGGCATGACGAGGATCAAGTCGATGACAAGCGGGTTGAGGTGGCCAATGGCCCCAGAATTttccgaggaggaggacgacgataaGGAGGAGGAGATCACGATCACCGGCCTGCCCACAAGGTACACCTACGCCGAGCTCGAGACCGCCACCGACAACTTCCAGACGCGGATCGGCTCCGGGGGGTTCGGCTCCGTGTACAAGGGACAGCTCCCGGACAAGTCCCTCGTCGCCGTGAAGAGGATCGACGCCGTCAGCGTGCAGGGGAAGAGAGAATTCTGCACGGAGATCGCCGTCATCGGCAACATCCACCACGTCAACCTCGTGCGGCTCCGTGGCTTCTGCGCCCAGGGGCCGAGGCGGCTGCTCGTCTACGAGTACATGAACCGCGGCTCGCTCGACCGCGCGCTCTTTGGCCACGGCCCGGTGCTCGAGTGGCGGGAGAGGCTCGACATCGCCATCGGGGCGGCGCGGGGGCTCGCCTACCTCCACGCCGGCTGCGAGCACAGGATCATCCACTGCGACGTGAAGCCGGAGAACATCCTACTCCACGATCACAACCAAGTGAAGATGGCGGACTTCGGACTGGCGAAGCTGATGAGCCGGGAGCAGTCCGGGTTCTTCACCACGATGAGGGGGACGAGAGGCTACCTTGCGCCGGAATGGCTGACCAACTCCGCCATCTCCGACAAGACGGACGTGTACAGCTTCGGAATGGTACTGCTGGAGATCGTGCGCGGGAGGAAGAACCGGACGGAGGAGAGCGGACCGGAGTGGACCGGGTCGACCGCTTCTTCCGGCTCGTCCAGGCCGGTGCCGTACTTTCCGATGGTGGCGTTGGAGATGCATGAGAGGGGAACGTACGATGCGTTGGCCGACCCGAGGCTAGAAGGGAGGGCGACCGGGCCGGAGGTGGAGACGGTGGTGAAGGTAGCATTATGCTGCCTACACGAAGAGCCGGCGTCCAGGCCGAGCATGATGGCCGTGGCGGCGATGCTGGAGGGGACGACGCCGGTCTGCGACCCGACGTTGAAGTCCCTCAACTATCTTAGCTTGTACGGAGGAGGATCCCGGGATCCGAACAGGAGGAGAGGATCCGcgacaccgtcgccgctgctctcGTACTTGTCGTCGCAGGAGGTGTCAGGACCGAGATAGCAGACAAAAAGTGTTGAAGCACGAGACATACATACTGTCAACAGATAGATATTGTGGAAGGTGAAGAAGAAGATTGTACAGCATAATAATGAGGTGTTGGGAAACATACACCAACATGATGTCATATTTAGGAAGAAGCACGATTTAGACAAAAGTTCACTTCAGATGCTTTTGAGATGCACAGTAGCCGATCACTGATTCGTGTTGTATTGCTTGTTGGATTGATTAATGGCTATGATCTATGTTATGCATGTGACCACCCATAAGCATGACTGGGCACTGTTTTGATGGATGGATGGTCGGTCATATTAAAAGGTTGAGTTGGGTTCCGTAGAAGGTTGAGTCGTGAGACACAGTAGGGCCCACCATTCTTGAGATGGGCCCACATACTACTACTTGTGATTGAATGTGGTTGAGCAGCTCTTGTGTTCTTCATGATGAGCTGAGACACATTGGCATAATGAATTGGTGTAACACACTATAGTGGTTTATATAAGTGAAGTGATGAGTAGGTTCGATTCTCATGTCAACAATACTTTGTTTTTGCGGCattttgattctttattttgcaTGTATGGAAATATAACTTCAGATAATCCACCAACTATGGAAATTGATccaaatatccttttttttttaatttttgaagtttttttttagattttgtatAAATACTTAAGagtaaatttttagattttgtataaatacttttaacatcggtAGACTTTGGTTATTTGTGTTGATTCGGATGGAGTCTATCGGATTCATCATCTTTGGACGGGTGATTTCCTCCGATAAAGTAATCTTTAGCCTAGTTCATTGTGTCGACTTATAACGGTGATACGTGCTAATCCGATAGGGGACTGACATGTGGACCATCTTGTATCGAGCATTCCGTAATAAGAGACCTTGTATCACGGGATATATGTCGATCAATGACCGGGATTTGTTGAATTCAAATGATCTATTTCACCGTTTAAGTCGAATTTAAAACCCTTTCTACCCTCTCATTCTttccctttttctctctctcattTGCATTTTTTTGAACTTTACAAAATTATGACTTATGAATTGGATCAAGCTTGGAAGACTAATTAAGAGCATTAACACTAGAGTTAGAGTATGAACTCTCTAATCAAaggtatataaataatttttcaatCGCATTCAATAACGCACTTAGTTCGAAGATATTGAAGCAACGTGAACAATAATACCTCAATCGATGATGGCGATAATGTTGGAGAGTCGAAGATCCTTTATATATAGTTGAAGGGTGATGCATGGATCGAGGAGTAGGATTTTATGCGTATCACCTAAAATTCATATCATGGAGCCCAtcatgatagttggtcattcttctctaAATAATAATATGATGATCTATCTTATAATACGGAGTGATAGATTAACGATAAAAGTAGAAAGTAATTAAGCTTGACGAGTTCTCTCCTTCAAACCTAAAATGTCATCAAGTTTCCTCTACTAGTGAGTATCGTATATCCATTTCATTTCCGCTCGACATGCATATGAGACATTGTTGTTCGTGATGAACTCCCCATCCCACCCTCGTACCCTTTCTCGAACCACAAGTAGCTTCCATCCATGAATCCTGTGCCAACTGCAGAGAaaccggtggtggtggtggtggtgatggcagCACCGGTAGTGGATAGCCCGTTTACGGCGGAGCTGGCTGCCCGCTCCAGGAACTGCACCTGGCGCTTCAGGAACTTCACGTAGTGGATGGCCTCGTCAAGCATCGACGCCGTGTCCATCTTGGTCCCCCCCGGGACGAGTTGCTGCAGCATCCTGATCCTCCTGCTTATCCTCTCCCTCCGGTGCCTGGCCGCCACGCTCTGGGGGTCCTTCGAGACCCTCACATTCCGCCGCTTTGGCGGATTCAGCAGCTCCCTGTTGACGTGAATGGGTTGCATCGCCGCGACGAGAAATATCATCTCTCTCATGGCATCCACCGCGGGCTGC
This genomic stretch from Musa acuminata AAA Group cultivar baxijiao chromosome BXJ3-9, Cavendish_Baxijiao_AAA, whole genome shotgun sequence harbors:
- the LOC135649614 gene encoding G-type lectin S-receptor-like serine/threonine-protein kinase At5g35370 is translated as MASSSLFSLLFLAFAPLLSVAGPVAREFVYPNFTASYLHFIDSSGVFLSSSAFAVGFHNPGKQPSRYYVAVLHAPSGAVVWTANPAAPVPPSANLALTSASLALSLPDGSLAWSTPPLAAPVAALRLLPSGELRLLDSANASLWSSFDHPTDTLLPDQLLPASASLSSAISNSDPAPGDYRLLVTPADSLLQWTPTSLVYWSLSTDLRATKDSNFKVSYMAVNATGLYLLAGDRKTAVFRMIFPPPTSSFPDEFHIAKLDPSGRFRILSFSPNESLSAVVFDTDFVVPSNDCDLPSACGSLGLCAPGANSSKCSCPPPLGASPAGGCSPADGSVLANASCRDNAEGDGGTSATYMSLGSRIGYFGTKFSMPVASGANISACQHLCSGNCSCLGFFYKNSSKSCYLLERQIGSLFIVDDGGDNLAAGYIKTLNRPSPPSPSNKFSSSVRFVIILLPSTATFLLVICLSFMYFTTWRRSTRRTGGMTRIKSMTSGLRWPMAPEFSEEEDDDKEEEITITGLPTRYTYAELETATDNFQTRIGSGGFGSVYKGQLPDKSLVAVKRIDAVSVQGKREFCTEIAVIGNIHHVNLVRLRGFCAQGPRRLLVYEYMNRGSLDRALFGHGPVLEWRERLDIAIGAARGLAYLHAGCEHRIIHCDVKPENILLHDHNQVKMADFGLAKLMSREQSGFFTTMRGTRGYLAPEWLTNSAISDKTDVYSFGMVLLEIVRGRKNRTEESGPEWTGSTASSGSSRPVPYFPMVALEMHERGTYDALADPRLEGRATGPEVETVVKVALCCLHEEPASRPSMMAVAAMLEGTTPVCDPTLKSLNYLSLYGGGSRDPNRRRGSATPSPLLSYLSSQEVSGPR
- the LOC135649132 gene encoding transcription factor HEC2-like, coding for MDVDCLSCVKEAEVDLMTMTTEMENLSELSKSPLHVSPAFCTHVASSLLVGATSSLPFGDPQEPAEAGGDGQPAVDAMREMIFLVAAMQPIHVNRELLNPPKRRNVRVSKDPQSVAARHRRERISRRIRMLQQLVPGGTKMDTASMLDEAIHYVKFLKRQVQFLERAASSAVNGLSTTGAAITTTTTTGFSAVGTGFMDGSYLWFEKGYEGGMGSSSRTTMSHMHVERK